A window from Leptospira wolffii serovar Khorat str. Khorat-H2 encodes these proteins:
- a CDS encoding efflux RND transporter permease subunit — translation MRTLIQSFIHNRLFMYLGVAFIFIAGGMSLCGLRRDAFPNVDMKQLVITTKFPGASPADVELRVTYPIEEKIKEIDGIDEIRSFSRNSVSDIDVRVSLDEKDPEKVLDEIRRAVDNAISEFPVQVTEKPKITERKSGSFPIMDFSVYGGKDEIELHTVAEFIELELEKIPGVARVDVFGKRDREWHILVNADRLKQYSLDLSDITQSIRNRNINLPAGSVDSEEAFDLRIDGEFKQPSEIGKIPVRTNDLFSTVRIGDISRVEDTFEYPRFLAIANGKQGLILSVIKKEKGDAIEVADLVQKRLAELEKTFPEGIKTFKLNDEAARTKNRLNVVSSNALIGFLIVFGILFLFLDFRTATLTSMSLPLSMLMTFAVIPFFDVSFNMISMMGLIISLGMLVDNSIVISENIYTYLGEKMDKTSAALKGTTEMVIPIFGSYLTTVAAFLPMLFMSGIMGKFIWQIPLVVIVALTASLIESFLFLPARIAAFAKTPEELKKSSGLRLKLDAFFNRMEEGFSNFVAMTIRNRYKSFATIMLLVLGSCGAMSRMDFILFPKEDIEIFLIKAEFPPSSRIFQTREKMKYMEEILKKIPKDELVSYSTKIGVQQTDPDDPLSRFGENLAVIMVYLTPESKRKRKATDILKSIEGDIRKTPGLSDVYLEEMAMAPPIGAPITIGVLGKDYEVLKKVSSELQSFLKGIKGVHSVRDDFRYGRKQMYIKLDEGLESFTGVSTFAAANLLRTAYDGERAGNVRKGKTKIYLRVMYDKNFRKNPEEVKAIPLRNKAGNITNLSKISKMDLRESPELLSHRDFERAITVNADIRLEEGTTAHEANQKVADEFKPLIERQYPGVSIVFGGEEKDTQRSMASLAKAGVLALAGIFIILALTLQNFWRPFLILSTIPLGIVGIVIGFPLSGKAISFLAMIGIIGLAGVLVNASIVLVDCIDSLAKTSPKAPLDEVLMEASRRRFRPILLTTLTTVAGLLPTAYSVGGSDPVLIPMTLALGWGLGFGTLGSLLYVPVTLSVFQDLRRRLGFKPKTTPLHH, via the coding sequence ATGAGAACATTAATTCAGTCGTTTATTCATAACCGACTTTTCATGTATCTTGGAGTAGCATTTATCTTTATCGCAGGGGGAATGTCTCTCTGCGGTTTGCGAAGGGATGCGTTCCCCAATGTGGACATGAAACAACTCGTGATTACCACTAAGTTTCCCGGGGCCTCTCCGGCGGACGTAGAGTTGCGCGTAACGTATCCGATCGAAGAAAAGATCAAGGAGATAGACGGGATAGACGAAATCCGTTCCTTCTCCAGGAACTCAGTCTCAGATATAGACGTCCGAGTCAGCCTGGACGAAAAGGATCCGGAAAAGGTCCTGGATGAAATTCGGAGAGCCGTGGATAATGCCATTTCCGAATTCCCGGTACAGGTGACGGAAAAACCTAAAATCACGGAAAGAAAATCGGGTTCTTTTCCTATCATGGACTTTTCCGTGTACGGCGGGAAGGACGAGATAGAATTGCATACCGTCGCCGAATTCATAGAACTGGAATTGGAAAAAATCCCGGGGGTGGCTCGGGTGGACGTATTCGGAAAACGTGATAGAGAATGGCATATTCTCGTAAATGCGGACCGATTGAAGCAGTATTCTTTGGATTTATCCGATATCACTCAATCCATCCGGAATCGAAATATCAATCTTCCCGCGGGCTCCGTGGATTCTGAAGAGGCGTTCGATCTTAGAATAGACGGAGAGTTCAAACAACCCTCCGAAATAGGAAAGATTCCCGTTCGGACCAACGATCTTTTCTCTACGGTTCGGATAGGAGATATCTCCAGGGTGGAGGACACCTTCGAATACCCTCGCTTTCTCGCCATTGCGAACGGTAAACAAGGTCTTATTCTTTCCGTAATCAAAAAGGAGAAAGGGGACGCGATCGAAGTAGCCGATCTGGTTCAAAAAAGATTGGCGGAATTGGAGAAAACTTTTCCGGAAGGAATCAAAACCTTCAAGCTGAACGACGAAGCGGCCAGAACCAAGAATCGTTTGAACGTGGTGTCTTCCAATGCTCTCATCGGATTCTTGATCGTTTTCGGGATCCTGTTTTTATTTTTGGATTTCCGAACCGCAACCTTGACGTCCATGTCGTTGCCTCTTTCGATGCTTATGACGTTTGCCGTCATTCCGTTCTTCGACGTTTCCTTCAATATGATCTCCATGATGGGACTCATCATCTCTCTCGGGATGCTCGTGGATAATTCCATCGTGATCTCGGAAAACATATACACTTATCTCGGGGAGAAGATGGATAAGACTTCCGCGGCTCTGAAAGGGACCACGGAGATGGTGATTCCGATCTTCGGATCTTATCTCACCACCGTGGCGGCGTTTCTTCCTATGCTATTCATGTCCGGCATCATGGGAAAATTCATCTGGCAGATTCCGCTCGTAGTGATCGTAGCCTTGACCGCGAGTCTTATAGAATCTTTCCTATTCTTACCCGCGAGGATTGCAGCTTTCGCTAAGACTCCGGAAGAATTGAAGAAATCTTCCGGACTTAGATTGAAATTGGATGCATTCTTCAATCGCATGGAGGAGGGATTTTCGAATTTCGTCGCAATGACGATCCGGAATCGTTATAAATCCTTCGCTACGATTATGCTCCTGGTTCTGGGTTCCTGTGGAGCCATGTCTCGAATGGATTTCATTCTATTTCCTAAAGAGGACATAGAGATCTTCCTAATTAAAGCGGAGTTTCCTCCTTCTTCTCGGATTTTCCAGACTCGAGAAAAGATGAAATACATGGAAGAGATCCTGAAAAAGATCCCTAAGGACGAGTTGGTCAGTTATTCCACCAAAATAGGAGTGCAACAGACGGATCCGGACGATCCTCTTTCGAGATTCGGAGAAAACCTGGCCGTGATCATGGTATACCTGACTCCGGAATCTAAAAGAAAGAGAAAGGCTACAGATATTCTTAAATCCATAGAAGGGGATATCCGTAAGACTCCCGGATTATCCGACGTATATTTGGAGGAAATGGCGATGGCTCCTCCGATCGGGGCTCCTATCACCATCGGTGTTTTAGGAAAAGATTATGAAGTTCTTAAAAAAGTGTCTTCGGAGCTTCAGTCTTTCCTGAAGGGAATCAAGGGAGTCCATTCCGTTCGGGACGATTTCCGATACGGCCGAAAACAGATGTACATCAAACTCGACGAGGGTCTGGAGAGCTTCACGGGAGTTTCCACTTTTGCCGCAGCCAATCTTTTAAGAACGGCGTACGACGGAGAAAGGGCCGGGAACGTCAGGAAAGGAAAAACCAAAATATATCTGAGGGTCATGTACGACAAAAACTTCCGGAAGAACCCTGAAGAGGTGAAAGCGATTCCTCTTAGAAACAAGGCGGGAAATATCACAAACTTGTCCAAGATTTCCAAAATGGACCTGCGAGAATCTCCCGAGCTATTATCGCATAGGGATTTCGAGAGAGCGATTACGGTTAACGCGGATATTCGTTTGGAAGAAGGGACTACCGCGCATGAAGCCAATCAAAAGGTGGCGGACGAATTCAAGCCGTTGATCGAAAGGCAGTATCCGGGAGTCTCCATCGTTTTCGGAGGAGAGGAAAAGGATACGCAAAGATCTATGGCATCCTTGGCTAAGGCGGGAGTATTGGCGCTCGCGGGGATTTTCATCATTCTCGCTTTGACCTTACAGAATTTCTGGAGACCTTTTTTGATACTTAGCACCATTCCTTTGGGAATTGTAGGAATCGTGATCGGATTTCCTTTGTCGGGAAAGGCGATCAGCTTCTTGGCTATGATCGGTATCATAGGACTTGCCGGAGTATTGGTGAACGCTTCCATCGTTCTTGTGGATTGCATAGACTCCTTGGCCAAAACTTCTCCCAAGGCTCCTTTGGACGAAGTGCTTATGGAAGCTAGCCGCAGAAGATTTCGTCCGATTCTTCTCACTACCTTGACTACGGTGGCCGGATTGCTTCCGACCGCATACAGTGTGGGCGGATCGGATCCAGTTTTGATCCCTATGACTCTAGCTTTGGGTTGGGGACTCGGATTCGGAACCCTGGGTAGTTTACTCTATGTCCCAGTGACTCTTTCCGTTTTCCAGGATCTTAGAAGGAGATTAGGATTTAAACCGAAGACGACTCCATTACACCATTAG
- the pyrB gene encoding aspartate carbamoyltransferase, producing MAYEHKNILDTDQFTKEDLDFLVERTREMERLVEQNKAFGILEGKLLASLFFEASTRTRLSFEAAMERLGGRVLSTVGFQFSSISKGETLYDTMKMIDAYADIAVIRHPVEGSSRIAAGAVKIPVINAGDGAGQHPTQALLDLYTIISEKGKLDGLALAFIGDLKYGRTIHSLINLLRHYKVHLYLISPPELALPESYKKGLSGFPISFEESDDIKKVWECDVAYVTRIQEERFPDHKEYERLKESFKVNKELILASKKDTTILHPLPRVNELSTDVDDLPNAAYFRQAKYGVVSRMTLLCLSLGVKF from the coding sequence ATGGCGTACGAGCATAAGAATATCCTAGATACGGACCAGTTCACCAAAGAGGACCTGGACTTTCTCGTGGAAAGAACGAGAGAGATGGAACGCTTGGTGGAGCAGAATAAGGCTTTCGGAATTCTGGAGGGAAAACTTCTGGCTTCCCTTTTCTTCGAAGCATCCACTCGAACACGACTTTCTTTCGAGGCGGCTATGGAGAGACTTGGGGGAAGGGTGCTTTCCACGGTCGGCTTTCAATTCTCCTCCATCTCTAAGGGAGAAACCTTATACGATACCATGAAGATGATCGATGCCTATGCGGATATAGCCGTCATCCGTCATCCTGTGGAAGGTTCTTCTAGAATTGCGGCAGGAGCGGTTAAGATTCCGGTGATCAATGCGGGCGACGGAGCGGGACAACACCCGACCCAAGCCTTGTTGGATCTATACACGATCATTTCCGAAAAAGGAAAATTGGACGGACTCGCTCTGGCATTCATCGGAGATCTGAAATACGGAAGGACGATCCATAGCTTGATCAATCTTCTCCGCCATTACAAGGTGCATTTATATTTGATTTCTCCTCCCGAGCTGGCCTTGCCCGAGTCCTATAAGAAAGGCCTTTCCGGCTTTCCGATCAGCTTTGAAGAATCGGACGATATCAAGAAGGTTTGGGAATGCGATGTGGCCTATGTGACTCGGATCCAAGAGGAAAGATTTCCGGATCATAAGGAATACGAGAGACTCAAGGAATCCTTTAAGGTGAATAAGGAACTCATTCTTGCGTCCAAAAAGGACACTACGATTCTGCATCCCCTCCCTCGTGTGAACGAACTCTCTACGGATGTGGACGATCTACCGAACGCGGCTTATTTCCGACAGGCGAAATACGGAGTCGTGAGTCGAATGACCTTACTCTGTCTTTCTCTGGGCGTCAAATTCTAA
- a CDS encoding DUF2203 domain-containing protein gives MERKIWTYEEARKILPYVRSITEEFYEDVGRIQKEIKEGLYQENEQEAREERVESLLIDWSSKIRELGIEVKGLWLVDFDNGKGYYCWHLGEEDLLFEHGYDEGFAGRKPIRDFDEENE, from the coding sequence ATGGAACGTAAAATCTGGACATACGAAGAAGCTAGAAAAATTCTACCCTATGTCCGATCCATCACGGAGGAATTTTACGAGGACGTAGGAAGAATCCAGAAAGAGATCAAGGAAGGGCTCTATCAGGAAAACGAGCAGGAAGCCAGGGAAGAAAGGGTAGAGTCCCTTCTTATCGATTGGTCTTCCAAGATCCGAGAACTGGGGATCGAGGTCAAAGGTCTTTGGCTAGTGGATTTCGATAACGGGAAAGGATACTATTGTTGGCATTTGGGAGAAGAGGATCTTCTCTTTGAACACGGATACGACGAAGGATTTGCGGGTCGCAAACCCATTCGAGATTTTGACGAGGAAAACGAATAA
- a CDS encoding LL-diaminopimelate aminotransferase, giving the protein MANINENYLKLKAGYLFPEIGRRVKLYSEKNPSAKIIRLGIGDVTLPLAPSVVDALVSASKEMGTPEGFHGYGPEQGYSFLLKAIADNDYAPLGVKLDESEIFVSDGSKCDCGNIQEIFSTDAKIAIGDPVYPVYVDTNVMAGRTGEAGPDGRYSNLIYMPATKENGFQPDFPKERPDLIYLCFPNNPTGTVASKEALKGWVDYAKKSGSIILYDSAYEAFISEPGIPRSIYEIEGAREVAIEFRSFSKTAGFTGLRCAYIVIPKELKGKTKNGEEVSIASLWSRRHTTKFNGVSYVTQKAAEAIYSPQGKKEIRASIDSYMSNAKAIREGLQKLGYEVFGGVNAPYIWLKTPDNLSSWDFFDRLLDKAQVVGTPGSGFGPAGEGYFRLSAFGKKEDVVEAIRRIGAL; this is encoded by the coding sequence ATGGCGAATATCAACGAGAACTATTTAAAACTGAAAGCAGGATACCTGTTTCCAGAAATAGGAAGAAGGGTCAAACTCTATTCCGAAAAGAATCCTTCCGCAAAAATCATCCGATTGGGGATCGGAGACGTTACTCTTCCTTTAGCTCCTTCCGTAGTGGACGCGCTCGTGTCCGCTTCCAAAGAGATGGGAACTCCGGAAGGATTTCACGGATACGGTCCGGAACAAGGGTATTCCTTTCTGCTTAAAGCGATTGCGGATAACGATTACGCTCCTCTCGGAGTGAAATTGGACGAGTCGGAAATTTTCGTATCCGATGGATCCAAATGCGATTGCGGAAACATTCAGGAGATATTCTCTACGGACGCGAAGATAGCGATCGGCGATCCGGTATATCCCGTTTATGTGGATACGAATGTGATGGCAGGAAGGACGGGTGAAGCCGGACCGGACGGAAGATACTCCAATCTCATTTATATGCCCGCTACAAAGGAGAACGGATTCCAACCCGATTTTCCGAAAGAAAGACCGGATCTGATTTATCTTTGTTTCCCGAATAACCCTACCGGGACGGTCGCTTCCAAAGAGGCCTTGAAAGGTTGGGTAGATTACGCGAAGAAGAGCGGAAGTATTATTCTATACGATTCCGCTTACGAAGCTTTCATTTCCGAGCCTGGAATTCCCAGATCTATTTACGAGATAGAAGGAGCGAGAGAAGTCGCCATCGAATTCCGTTCCTTCTCCAAGACTGCGGGATTCACAGGACTTCGCTGCGCTTATATCGTCATTCCAAAAGAATTGAAGGGAAAAACGAAAAACGGAGAGGAAGTTTCCATCGCTTCTCTCTGGAGCAGAAGACATACTACTAAGTTCAACGGTGTCTCGTACGTAACCCAAAAAGCGGCCGAGGCCATCTATTCTCCCCAAGGGAAGAAAGAAATTCGGGCGAGCATAGACTCTTATATGAGCAATGCCAAAGCAATCCGAGAAGGATTGCAGAAGTTAGGCTATGAGGTCTTCGGAGGAGTCAACGCTCCTTATATCTGGCTCAAGACTCCGGACAATCTCAGTTCTTGGGATTTCTTCGATCGTCTTCTGGACAAGGCCCAGGTGGTAGGAACTCCAGGCTCCGGATTCGGACCTGCGGGCGAAGGATATTTCCGGCTCTCCGCTTTCGGAAAGAAAGAGGATGTGGTCGAGGCGATTCGAAGAATCGGAGCTCTCTAA
- a CDS encoding adhesin OmpL37 family surface protein produces MIGISNRHYAVSPDQTNLAILIDENKINLKFINICVSNLAPPLEEGAAAPKTQTGTPTAAENAQSGQKPAGNAPAGQEELYRKLNGIDNYRAFKKANQADFNGNMWYFQSNYSLSYKNLKSAQAEMKDIFQVVHENYIKTARILLEAASPMIIRSNDKIAQHLLKLGFRDLKSSEDSFTSAYNSSPYQFRVKLVLFGEGIKVARRARRFAILAMIAAKTPNDDKAEFQFVNLDEVRNAAEKENISDYDRIRNTLIDYIDNELLSQKISPPGEGKDNPVDLLETHDDNYGFITNARVSFLEKSNEEIRSDDINKKEALPPVPQSGAGN; encoded by the coding sequence ATGATCGGGATTTCCAACCGGCATTACGCCGTCTCTCCGGACCAGACCAATCTCGCCATTCTAATCGATGAGAATAAGATCAATCTCAAGTTCATCAATATTTGCGTGAGTAATCTAGCTCCACCGTTGGAAGAAGGAGCAGCTGCTCCTAAGACCCAGACGGGAACTCCCACCGCGGCAGAAAATGCTCAGAGCGGACAGAAACCAGCCGGGAATGCCCCGGCCGGTCAGGAAGAATTGTATAGGAAACTGAACGGAATCGACAATTACCGCGCTTTCAAGAAGGCAAACCAAGCTGACTTCAACGGAAATATGTGGTATTTCCAAAGCAATTACAGCCTTTCTTATAAGAATCTGAAATCCGCCCAGGCGGAAATGAAGGATATTTTCCAAGTAGTTCACGAGAATTATATCAAGACGGCTCGGATTCTTCTGGAAGCCGCTTCTCCTATGATCATTCGTTCCAACGATAAGATCGCTCAGCATCTCTTGAAATTGGGTTTTCGGGATCTAAAATCCTCAGAAGACAGTTTTACTTCCGCGTATAATTCTTCTCCTTACCAATTCAGAGTGAAGCTTGTTCTTTTCGGAGAAGGGATCAAGGTCGCGAGAAGGGCCAGAAGATTCGCTATTCTCGCCATGATCGCGGCAAAAACGCCTAATGACGATAAGGCGGAATTCCAATTCGTGAACCTGGACGAGGTCCGGAATGCCGCCGAAAAGGAAAATATTTCCGATTACGATCGCATTCGAAACACTCTGATCGATTATATCGATAACGAACTTCTTTCCCAAAAAATCTCTCCTCCTGGAGAAGGGAAAGACAATCCCGTGGATCTTTTAGAGACTCACGACGACAATTACGGATTCATCACCAATGCCCGAGTCTCCTTTTTGGAGAAGAGTAACGAAGAAATTCGTTCCGACGATATCAATAAAAAAGAAGCGCTTCCCCCCGTGCCTCAATCCGGTGCAGGAAACTAA
- a CDS encoding PROCN domain protein, whose protein sequence is MDLPTPEEILSLRNRGFWKWVLLFAGILFAFIAWEGIESSQGSQTFRERKKSVDSKVRILREIGESFSSPDLKRDLEKIENYSAELASASKVGTAKEKADALAVLERTLPESLKRWSEYAESSADKLLQHVAKESRFQKMETEERHPISAKEEEKANDYFRMAREEWLAGNKFRRDGNHLYALVLYKRSLKYSLFSLKVAKLSYPEEYGPAAEKLVRR, encoded by the coding sequence ATGGATCTGCCCACTCCAGAAGAAATTCTTTCCCTCCGGAATAGAGGATTCTGGAAATGGGTCCTGCTATTTGCCGGAATTCTTTTCGCTTTCATCGCTTGGGAAGGAATTGAATCTTCTCAAGGAAGCCAAACTTTTCGGGAAAGAAAAAAATCCGTGGACTCTAAGGTGAGAATTCTCCGTGAAATCGGAGAATCCTTCTCTTCTCCCGATCTGAAAAGAGATCTGGAGAAAATAGAGAATTATTCCGCGGAGCTCGCCTCCGCTTCCAAGGTGGGAACCGCTAAGGAAAAAGCGGACGCACTTGCCGTTCTGGAAAGAACTCTTCCTGAATCCTTGAAACGCTGGTCCGAATACGCCGAATCTTCCGCAGATAAACTTCTCCAGCATGTAGCTAAAGAAAGTCGTTTCCAAAAAATGGAAACGGAAGAAAGGCATCCTATTTCCGCCAAAGAAGAGGAGAAGGCCAACGATTATTTCCGGATGGCCAGAGAAGAATGGCTGGCGGGAAATAAATTCCGTAGAGACGGAAATCATCTCTACGCTTTGGTCCTATATAAAAGATCCTTAAAGTATTCTCTCTTTAGTCTGAAGGTGGCCAAGCTTTCTTATCCGGAAGAATACGGTCCCGCAGCCGAAAAACTCGTAAGACGTTAG
- a CDS encoding Uma2 family endonuclease encodes MLSCIQFLKPRFQDIRIDTLTYLSLPDDGFQYELVEGVMRIAPSGSFRHGELQLRFGHLLSEYLRSNPIGRVSLETDMIWEERNTILRPDISFVSKDRLSIIREHISGPPELVIEILSPSNRSWDLGKKAELYLSFGVLEYWIVDPSGRSLQVWRSQNGEEWKKDRGAILKSEILPGFRIQTREFFCP; translated from the coding sequence ATGCTTTCTTGCATCCAATTTTTAAAACCGCGATTCCAAGATATACGCATAGATACCCTGACTTACCTTTCTTTACCGGATGATGGTTTTCAATACGAATTGGTGGAAGGGGTCATGCGTATCGCTCCCAGCGGTTCTTTTCGCCATGGAGAACTCCAGTTGCGTTTCGGTCATCTTCTCTCCGAATACCTAAGATCCAATCCGATCGGCAGGGTATCTTTGGAGACGGATATGATCTGGGAAGAGCGCAATACGATTCTTCGACCCGATATCAGTTTCGTATCTAAGGATAGACTCTCCATCATCCGAGAGCATATCTCCGGACCGCCCGAGTTGGTGATTGAAATTCTAAGCCCCTCAAATCGTTCCTGGGACCTAGGTAAAAAGGCGGAGTTGTATTTGTCTTTTGGTGTTCTAGAATATTGGATCGTAGATCCATCCGGAAGATCCTTGCAAGTTTGGAGGAGCCAAAACGGCGAGGAATGGAAGAAGGATAGGGGAGCAATATTGAAAAGTGAGATACTCCCCGGGTTTCGTATCCAGACTCGGGAATTCTTCTGTCCCTAA
- a CDS encoding PAS domain-containing protein: protein MRIEAIYKFFLYTPASHLPVWEEASGLLGLLPKERVLMELADLSVAEREFSRIPEEFLVKEIPDSLLAFFQRQRTIPVIAPTGEKAEEWDKPRFMAELSRASWVAKETEKKETSPEKSEEDKARQSQWFMEVLLQNFPDGLLATDLDGHTVFYNESFEKEILPRKWFRDSILQAEKLLKEMAKDLLGNYLKTHELRLEEGKLSVQTFIEDLESLVRVSILKQKGKPLGYLYHFSPASSKLNSQDGEGTDFPSVTEAFHQKLPLETMLKEVEGSYIYHTLKRNQENVSHAALDLGVPRTTLQNRIKFLDLASKFKLNKDQPIPRKKVSAPSGKKSPSLASKPTPNSESKPKSAAPKKKQGGSKKKQPSKKRTKQK from the coding sequence ATGAGAATCGAAGCCATATACAAATTCTTCCTCTACACTCCTGCCAGTCATCTTCCCGTTTGGGAAGAAGCGAGCGGTCTCTTAGGACTTCTTCCCAAAGAAAGAGTGCTTATGGAGTTGGCGGATTTGAGCGTTGCGGAGAGGGAATTCTCCCGAATCCCCGAAGAGTTTCTAGTCAAAGAAATTCCGGATAGCCTACTCGCATTCTTCCAAAGACAAAGAACCATCCCGGTCATAGCTCCTACGGGAGAAAAAGCGGAAGAATGGGACAAGCCTCGGTTTATGGCGGAACTCAGCCGCGCGTCCTGGGTGGCTAAGGAAACCGAGAAAAAGGAAACTTCTCCCGAAAAATCCGAGGAAGACAAGGCCAGACAGAGCCAGTGGTTCATGGAGGTTTTGTTACAAAATTTTCCGGACGGCCTTCTTGCCACGGATTTGGACGGACACACGGTTTTTTACAACGAGAGTTTCGAGAAGGAGATCCTACCACGCAAATGGTTTCGGGATAGCATTCTCCAGGCAGAGAAACTCCTAAAGGAGATGGCCAAGGATTTACTAGGTAATTATCTTAAGACCCATGAACTCAGATTGGAAGAGGGTAAACTTTCCGTTCAGACTTTTATCGAGGACTTGGAATCTTTGGTAAGGGTCTCCATCCTAAAACAGAAGGGAAAGCCTCTCGGCTATCTGTATCATTTTTCACCCGCTTCTTCCAAGCTGAATAGCCAAGATGGAGAAGGGACGGACTTTCCGTCCGTTACCGAAGCCTTCCACCAAAAGCTACCCTTAGAGACCATGCTTAAGGAAGTGGAAGGAAGTTATATTTATCATACACTCAAGAGAAACCAAGAAAACGTATCCCATGCCGCCTTGGATCTGGGAGTGCCTAGAACCACCTTGCAGAATCGGATTAAGTTTTTGGATCTCGCTTCCAAATTCAAATTGAATAAGGACCAACCGATTCCGCGCAAAAAGGTATCCGCGCCTTCCGGTAAAAAGTCTCCTTCCTTGGCTTCCAAACCGACTCCTAACTCCGAATCTAAGCCCAAGTCGGCGGCTCCTAAGAAAAAGCAGGGCGGTTCTAAAAAGAAACAACCGTCTAAAAAAAGGACAAAGCAGAAATAA
- the rho gene encoding transcription termination factor Rho: protein MANPRRDSKPRNNYQNNNNNDAQNDNNEEEPNFPEDDPETAEIRSRKRRRGSYEGPTPAPIDLVALKKTSISELIEVAKNLGVENTGGLKKQNLIFAILQAQAEREGQVHAAGVMERLPDGYGFLRSPDYNYVPGPDDIYVSPSQIKLFGLRTGDTVEGQIRPPKESERFFAMLRVETVNGYTPDVASKRALFDNLTPLYPNERLVMEHDPSQLDTRIVDLMCPIGKGQRALIVAPPRTGKTILMQNVANAITRNHPEVTLIVLLIDERPEEVTDMARNVRGEVVSSTFDEPATRHVQVAEMVIEKAKRLVEHGRDVVILLDSITRLARAYNQVIPTSGKILSGGVDSNALHKPKRFFGAARNIEEGGSLTIIATALVDTGSKMDEVIFEEFKGTGNMEIHLDRKLSDKRIFPAIDINKSGTRKEELLLPKETLQKVFVLRKVLSPMSITESMELLLDKMRQSKTNEAFLGSMNAQ from the coding sequence ATGGCCAACCCAAGACGAGACTCTAAGCCCAGAAACAACTACCAAAACAACAATAATAACGACGCACAAAACGATAACAACGAAGAAGAACCGAATTTTCCGGAAGACGATCCGGAAACAGCGGAGATTCGTTCCCGCAAACGACGTCGAGGCTCCTACGAAGGACCCACACCCGCACCGATCGATCTAGTCGCTCTCAAGAAGACTTCCATTTCTGAACTCATAGAAGTCGCGAAAAATCTAGGAGTGGAGAACACCGGGGGCTTAAAAAAGCAAAACCTGATCTTCGCTATTCTCCAGGCTCAGGCGGAAAGAGAAGGGCAGGTGCATGCCGCCGGCGTCATGGAAAGACTGCCGGACGGATACGGCTTTCTTCGTTCTCCGGATTATAACTACGTTCCCGGTCCGGACGATATCTATGTTTCTCCTTCTCAAATCAAGCTCTTCGGACTTCGCACTGGAGATACTGTAGAGGGACAAATCCGACCTCCTAAAGAGTCCGAAAGATTCTTCGCGATGCTAAGGGTGGAAACCGTAAACGGATACACCCCCGACGTAGCCAGCAAACGGGCATTATTCGATAACCTGACTCCTCTGTATCCGAACGAAAGATTGGTGATGGAGCACGATCCTTCCCAGCTGGATACTAGAATCGTGGATTTGATGTGTCCGATCGGAAAAGGACAGCGCGCTCTTATCGTAGCTCCTCCTAGAACCGGTAAGACCATTCTCATGCAGAATGTGGCCAATGCCATTACCCGAAACCATCCGGAAGTCACTCTGATCGTTCTACTCATAGACGAGCGTCCGGAAGAAGTGACCGATATGGCTCGTAACGTTCGAGGAGAAGTGGTGAGTTCCACATTCGACGAACCAGCAACTCGTCACGTTCAGGTGGCCGAGATGGTCATTGAAAAGGCCAAGAGGCTCGTGGAACACGGAAGAGATGTCGTCATTCTACTCGACTCCATCACCCGTTTGGCCCGGGCCTATAACCAGGTCATTCCTACGTCCGGAAAGATTCTCTCCGGAGGGGTGGATTCAAACGCACTTCACAAGCCTAAGAGATTCTTCGGAGCGGCCAGAAATATCGAAGAGGGCGGGTCCCTTACGATTATTGCGACCGCACTCGTGGATACCGGGTCTAAGATGGACGAGGTGATCTTCGAAGAGTTCAAAGGAACCGGTAATATGGAAATCCATCTGGATCGGAAGCTATCCGACAAACGGATTTTCCCTGCGATCGATATCAATAAGTCCGGAACTCGAAAAGAGGAACTTCTATTGCCTAAGGAAACCTTGCAGAAGGTCTTTGTTCTCCGAAAAGTGCTTTCTCCCATGAGCATCACGGAAAGCATGGAATTATTGCTGGATAAGATGAGGCAGTCTAAGACAAACGAGGCCTTTTTAGGCAGCATGAACGCCCAATAA
- the rpmE gene encoding 50S ribosomal protein L31, with the protein MKTDIHPKYADAKIRCACGAVYETRTTVGDIHVEICSNCHPYFTGKSKILDTTGRVDKFKKKYKIS; encoded by the coding sequence ATGAAAACAGACATCCATCCTAAATACGCCGACGCCAAAATTCGCTGCGCTTGCGGGGCGGTATACGAGACCCGTACCACGGTCGGAGATATCCACGTGGAGATTTGCTCCAACTGCCACCCATACTTCACCGGAAAATCCAAAATTCTGGATACCACCGGTCGAGTGGACAAGTTCAAGAAAAAATACAAAATCTCCTAA